A segment of the Verrucomicrobiota bacterium genome:
GCGGAGTTTCGCCAGGACGCTCGCCATCGTTTTTCCCGTGTCGAGGATGTCGTCCACGACCAGGACATCGCGCCCGCGAACGTCCAGCCGAAGTTCTTTCGTGTAGATCAAGGTTCGGGATTCGGTTCCATTGCGGTAGCTCGATACGCCCAGAAAATCGAGCCGCAGGGGCAGGGACAACTGACGGATAAGGTCCGCCAGAAATGGCACGGTGCCGGTCAACAGCGCGACAATGACCAGCTCGCGTCCGCGAAAATCCTTCTCGATTTTCCGAGCCAAAAACCGCACGCGCCGGGCCAGCTCGGCCTTCGGGATCAGCACGCGAGCTACATCGCGCCGCCAATGGGCCGAAGAGCGCGCAGAGCCGGAGTTAGTTTGGAAAGTGCGATTCAATTCGATGTGTTACGAGTATCAAGTCCGGCCACCACGATAAAGCGGTTTTCAAAGTGAGACGAATGCCCCTCATCATGTCCCCACCGCGGTTTAATCAAGCGAAAGGAGTTCTCTTCCCCTTCTCAAGAACCAGACGGTAGGGCGAGCGTGTCCCAAGCGAGCCGAGTCGGACGTGTTCCACACACGTGGAGCGGCTCGCCGGGACGGACTCGCCCCACCGGGTTCACGGGCCGAGTGCAGGTCCGAAGGGAACAGGAAGCTTTCAATGAACGGTTGCCAAACCTTTGATGCATACGCATCGAACTTTAGTTGGAAAAGGCTCATGGCTCCAAATGCGCAATCGAAGGAGCGCGAAAGCTCCTGGCGAAGCACGAGCGAGGAGAGGATCGAGGAGAGGGCAAGCCATGAAGACGGCCCTCTTCTCCCTACTCCATCACGCGCACACTCCATTCGGCCATTTGGGAACGAGCCAACGGGTCGTCGGACTCCATCGGGCTGCACTTTGCGCTTTGAACTTTGACACCCGCTGCCTATAACTCGGCCATGTTTCTCCTCCCGCAATGGGTGCAGCTCGGCGGTCCGATCTCCTGGCTCTTGCTGTTGGTGAGCGCCGGTGCGGTGGCCGTTTTTATCGAACGATTGCTGCACTATCATCGAGCGCAGATCAATTCAGCCGAGTTTCTGAACGGCGTGCGCACGGTGCTCAAACGCGAAAATGTCGTCGAAGCCCTCTCGATTTGCGAGGCCACGCCCGGCCCTGTGCCGCGGCTCGTCAAAACCGCGATCCTGAATCATGAAAAAGGACGCGAAGGCGTTCGCGAGGCGCTCGAAGAAGCCGGGCTGCTCGAAGTCCCGCGCCTGGCGGAAAAACTCAACGTGCTGGCGACCATTGCGCAAATCGCGCCCTTGATGGGCCTGTTCGGGACCGTGCTCGGATTCATGCGCATCTTCTCCCGGATCGAAAGCGCCGGCATCAACATCGAGAAACAGCAGCTCGTGGCCGGGGTCTGGGAAGCGTTGATCTGCACGGCCCTGGGCCTCGCCGTGGCCATTCCCTGTTACGCCGGCTACAATTATCTGGTCAACCGCGTCAACAGCATCGTGCTGGACATGGAAAAGGCCTCCACGGAGATTCTGAATATCGTCACGAATAAACCGCTGCCCAAACCCCAATGAAGCTCCCGCGGAACGCCAAGATCTTCCGAGGACAGCTTGACGCCGCGCCGTTCGCGGGCGTCTTTTTCCTGCTTCTGATTTTTCTCACGCTCAGCTCCACGCTGGTCTTTAGCCCCGGGATCAAGATCAATTTGCCGGAAGTTCGCGAGCCCCTGGGAGGCTCGGAAGGCCCGACTGTCGTTGTAGCCATCGACGCCGCCGGCATGCTCTATCACGACAACCAGGCCAAGACGGAAGATAAACTTCGGAAGGATCTCGCCGCCGCGGTTCAAGCCTCGCGGGAACCTCCGACGCTGGAAATCTTGGCCGACAAGGCTGCCCGACTGGAAATCGCCTACCGCCTCATGGGTTTCGCGGAAGGGGCCGGTTTCAAAGCCGTTCATTGCGTGGTTCGCTCCCAGCCGCTCCCCAACCGAGCGAAGTAGCCGTTCCGCCGATGAGCCTCGCTGTGTCCGAAAACGTCCCCTGGTCGCGCCGCCGCTGGTTTCTCACTATCGCACTGCTCACGCTCCTGCAGTTTGCGTTGATCATCGCGCTCACCGAATCGCCAACGCCGCAAAAGCGCCTGGCGAAGGGCGGGTCAGGAGTCCGGATCCTCTCCAATCACGCCTACGAGAAATCCACCCAAGCGCTCGGTTCGCGAGATCCGACGCTCTTCGCGCTGGTCCATCCACAGGGTTTTTCCGGAGCGGCGTGGTTGCGGCTCGCGGAGTTTCCTTATCGAATGACCAGCCCGATGCAGCCGCCGCAAGCGCTGGCCGCCGTTCCCGAACGCCTGGGCCAGCAGTTCGTCCAATTCGCTCGCACGAACCTCAGCGCCGTCCCGCTTACGCTGTCCAAGCTGGAGCCGGTGCTTTCTCGGATCCTCGTCCACGACCCGCCGCCGGTGCTTAGCGCGCGGCTCACGCTCGCAGCCAGCCGATCAGGCCGGCTCCTGCTCACGGCGAGCAATTTGCCTCCAGCCGATCCCTCACTCCTTCTGACCAACTGCGTGGTTTCGGTGATGGTCGCTCCGAATGGCGACACGCTGTCGGCCACGCTGCTCGCGAGCAGCGGTTCGCCCGCCACGGACGCGGCAGCTCTGGTCTGCGCGCGCACGGCCAGATTTGCGCCGCTGCCGAAACCGGCTTCCACGAATGCACCGGGACTCCTCGAGGTTGCATTCGAGCGGCTGGTTTTTCAATGGTGGCCCGAAACACCGCAAGTCCAGACACCCGCTTCGGAGAATTGAAGATCATGTCCGTTGATACGTTTCTCCTCAGTTACGTGGTTTGTTTGCTTGCGGCGCTTTCTGCCGTCGCCCTATATTACGAACTTCGCCGGAAACGGTTCGATCCCACTCCAAGCGAGGACCACATTTTTCGTTGTGAAAAATGCGCGTTTGTTTATACCGACGACCCGGACGTGGACCGTTCACGCTGTCCACAGTGCGGGACCTTGAATGACAATATCAGCTTTTAAGCGGGGAAGCGCCTCCACCGTGCCTTGCGGTGGCGCGGCTCTCTTGCCCTGACGCAAACTCTCAAACACGAAGATAATTTATGGGAATGTGGATTGGCCGTAATCGGAAAGCTCGGGTGACGTATGGGTTCGATGAGATCGCCTTGGTGCCGGGCGATGTCACTATCAATCCAAACGAAGTGGACACCAGCTTTCGCATCCCGAAGCAGGACGGAAGTTTTATCGCCCTGAAGATCCCCATCATCGCCAGCGCCATGGACGGCGTCACCGACGTGCATTTTTGCACTGAAATGGGCCGTCTCGGCGGACTGGGCGTCATCAACCTCGAAGGCGTCCAAACGCGTTACGAGAATCCGGGGGAGATGCTCAAGAAAATCGTCAAGGCCACCAAAGAAGAAGTCACGAGCCTCATCCAAAAAATCTACCAGGAACCGATCAAAGAGGAATTGATCAGCCGCCGCATCCAGGAACTGAAGAGCGCGGGCGTGCTGGCCGCCGTCAGTTCGATCCCGCAAAAGGCGG
Coding sequences within it:
- the hpt gene encoding hypoxanthine phosphoribosyltransferase codes for the protein MLIPKAELARRVRFLARKIEKDFRGRELVIVALLTGTVPFLADLIRQLSLPLRLDFLGVSSYRNGTESRTLIYTKELRLDVRGRDVLVVDDILDTGKTMASVLAKLRRLKPRQIKTCVLLDKPKRRKRNLSADYVGFKIPNLFVVGYGLDFAERYRNLPFIGVLRPEIYTD
- a CDS encoding MotA/TolQ/ExbB proton channel family protein; the protein is MFLLPQWVQLGGPISWLLLLVSAGAVAVFIERLLHYHRAQINSAEFLNGVRTVLKRENVVEALSICEATPGPVPRLVKTAILNHEKGREGVREALEEAGLLEVPRLAEKLNVLATIAQIAPLMGLFGTVLGFMRIFSRIESAGINIEKQQLVAGVWEALICTALGLAVAIPCYAGYNYLVNRVNSIVLDMEKASTEILNIVTNKPLPKPQ
- a CDS encoding energy transducer TonB — encoded protein: MSLAVSENVPWSRRRWFLTIALLTLLQFALIIALTESPTPQKRLAKGGSGVRILSNHAYEKSTQALGSRDPTLFALVHPQGFSGAAWLRLAEFPYRMTSPMQPPQALAAVPERLGQQFVQFARTNLSAVPLTLSKLEPVLSRILVHDPPPVLSARLTLAASRSGRLLLTASNLPPADPSLLLTNCVVSVMVAPNGDTLSATLLASSGSPATDAAALVCARTARFAPLPKPASTNAPGLLEVAFERLVFQWWPETPQVQTPASEN